The Juglans regia cultivar Chandler chromosome 10, Walnut 2.0, whole genome shotgun sequence genome includes the window AAATTTGAGATAATACAAAACTTTCTTTGAATTGCATTGTTGCCTTCAGCCATAGTTTTATTAACTGACAAGCTAGTGCACATCATATTGGGCGTTGCatggattcataaaaaataactaaactcGGAATCCATCATCTTAATTTAGTGATTTGTTTCCAAATAATTATTTCCGTCTCACACTTCTAGTTTCCATGTTATCTATGCTGTTTTACGGTGGTACAAGAAAAATCCTAACCAAATGAGAAGCCATTGGTTCTTAATGTAAGATGCAATAACTTGGATTGATGAGCTCATAAACCCCTGGCCAGCAATTTTGAGGCCTATGTAGTATGTACTGCAGAAAATGAGATTCCACTgcatttatgttatttatgtgGGCTTGTTCCTCCATTTCAGTCATGATGTTCTTTTGGCACTTAAACCCGTTGTACATGGTCCAGTTTTGAATGTCAATCTTGGTATTTCTTACACCTCACAATTTCATTTATGTTGATTTAATGTTCTATTatgcacttataaaaaaaaatgttctattATGCTTTTCCAGTGAAAGTGAAGGTTCCTTTCAGTATGGTAACTATTGGAGAGAGGTCGAGGACTTGCGTTCTGTAATCCAATACTTCTCTGCAGCAAACCGTGTTATAAGGGCAATTCTCGGGCATAGTAAAGGTATGCTAGATTATTTGTGATTGTCAGTCTATGAGATTTAGTCCGCAAATGATGTTTAGTgaggagaaagaagagagatGGACATTTTTTGTCCTTTACAGGAAGAATTCCCACTTAACACTTTCTATTTTCTCCCACTCATCATAATTGCCAACGACTTCGTTTACCTTATTTACATTGTATGAGTCTTTTAATTTCCAAATCAAGAGTTATTTctctttctgtctctctctccatttGCTGTGATAATGTTCTTCGGATAGAAGCCAGACTTAAATAATGTTTCTTCTAAATTTTGCTTGGTGATGCTACTAGTGATAAAGGGGAAGCATCAGGCTGAATTTCATGGGAGGTAATGGGTGGTGGAtgtagtggtggtggtggctgcAGCAGTGGTGTTATTGTTCACATGGCAGTGGTATTGATTCTTTACATGCTTGCAGAGGGATGGATCAAGGGGCCTGGGGGTAGATGTTTCTGGTGGTGGCTATCAATGCATGCACAGACTGACACTGATAATTTTGCTCCAGTTTCTGCTTATGGGATATCTCTATAGTAGGAAATTTGAATGATTTCTACCTACTTCATCTTCTGAAATGCACAGTAGATTAACTTGGTGTGGAATAAAAACTTGTTATAAAATTCACCCAACGAAACAAGAAATTATCAATTTGTGATCTTCTGATTCAAGTTCATTAGTTTGCATCTACACTTCAAATCTCACAAGGCTCTGTTAATTATGTAAATACATTTCCTAGTCTTCACCCTAAACTCTGTTAATATTTCACTTCTGTATCAGTGTATGTATTGGCTTCATTAGGTGGTCTTATTTTGGGTGTAGTTTCCACTCTTGAAAGCACTTAAAAACGTTATTGCTCACTGAAAAATTGCAGGAGGCAATGTGGTACTACTGTATGCATCTAAGTACCATGATGTCTACAAAGTTGTCAATGTTTCTGGCCGTTATGATCTGACAGGAGGCATTGAGAAACGCCTGGGAAAATCTTTTATGCAAAGAATTAAAGAGCATGGATTCATTGATGTAAAAAGTATACAAGGTACCTGTTAGTTTATATCCAACATGATCACGTATACTTGGTCTTCTAAAATCTTTCAGTTTCATACTTGTTTCACATGCTTTTCTGCCTCAACATTTTGGCATGTTCAAGTTTCTTGTTCAATTTTTAAGAGAATTTTCGATAGGACATTCCAGTTTCAATGAGAAACTACATCCAAAACTGCTTATTTTCTGCTGTTGggattttggaaagaaataagCACAATGCGAGTGAATTGAAAACTTAATTTGACTTATACATCAATGCTTTGTAGGAGATTTTATTTACCGTGTGACTGAGGAAAGTTTAATGGATCGCCTGAGTACAAATATGCATGAAGCATGTCTTCAGATTGACAAAGAATGCAGGTGAGGAAAAAATTTGTCTGGCATTTTGCTTTTTCCTGTTCTTTTATTTCTCGTTTAACCAAGTTTATCATGTGCTATGAAGACATACTATTCTTAACGTATTAATGTGAAAACTCAATTACttggaatattttttcttcttcttttttaaggaaaactatgtaaatttattgaaaaatcctcacttatggcggacgGAACCTTGTTACAGATTATATCACCAGccaatccaaaaacaaaaaccataaaGGATCATCTTCCCTCTATCTGTACATCCTATAGTGAATTTTTACAAATATAAGGGAGCCcagttttattaattaacaaaatGCCCCTTGCCTAATGTTGAAGTTCCCACCCCTGGGTAACAATCTCAAGACCCCTTTTGCTCCTATCTTGGCCAATTAATCCACCACTTGATTCACCTCTCTTAATAAATGCTGCAGAGTGAACAGAATGCCTTGGCCCAGCAACTTCTCCTCAAACTTCCATAAGAGCCATGGAAGTGAATTCTGCCCTTGCAGCCAGTCCACAATCACCTTGGAGTCCATCCTGAAGGGCTAAAAACTCAGCCCttgtattttttctctttcaatagTACTGAGAAAAAGTCCCAACTAATTTTCCCTTTGCATCCCGAATTATCCCACAAGCACCATACTCTCCTGGGTTACCCAAGCaacatccatctatatttaaCTTTACTATCCCACTTGATGGTTGCCtccaatacaaaattttcatctctgTGTCTTTGATGCTTAACAAAGGAAGATCAAATGGTGGAGCTGCATGCACATCAATATAAGTCCGGGATTTAACCTTACCTTGGACATGGCTTCAGCTAGCATCAGTCTCACTTTAAAACAAGTTGCTtcgtttgtttctttttgtCCATTCATTCTTACGTTACATCTGTGTAACTAAATAGACCAACTGATTAAAGAGGGAAGAACTCAGATTTTGGAATATTTCTTCCTGCTAACTTATTTTGCTATATATTGTGCCCTAGTCAAATCCTATTGCACTTTCTTTTTGTATCTAACGTCCTATTAATTGTTTTCCACTTTCTTGGTTCCCAAAACTTATTACCTTCTTGACACTTCATTTGAAACCTGAATAATGACCCATGAATATGTAGTAGACTGATTAGCACATACTGTGGGAATTGCTTTTGATGAATAAATGCTGCATCACATGGGATTGATCCCCTGACCTATTTGAACATCACGAACTTAAGGGGAAGGGAAATACCTTCTGGTCCTGAGAGGAGAATAGTGACAAAATCATTGAACATTATAATACTTGTAAAAAACTTACTTTAGGGATAAAACTCTTTAGCTCAAGCTTTGTACCTGTTTGTTGTTTGCCTTTGCTACTAGGAATTTTTTGTTGATCCTTTtgcataatattaaaaagtatattttacgTTTACTGGTGTACCCTTTTTTCAAATGgtgtttttgattttattttgtagagTGAAACTGGGCCAACACACCATGCATATGTGCATTTCTGACCGTCGTTGATATGTGATAAAGTGCTTTGTATAGAGTCACCAAtactctctgtttttctctttACCAATTCTCTTTGCACAGGGTCTTCACCGTCCATGGATCGCATGATACAATCGTCAGGTCTTTGGATGCATTTGAGTTTGACAAGATCATACCTAACCACAAATTACATGTTATTGGAGGATGCGATCATGGATACGTTCACCATCAAGGATATTTAGCCTCagttgttttggattttattaaGGACGCCTCTGTGACAGAACAAGGTCGTACCACTAGCTAAATACTTCTGTGCcggtcccgtttggatacataggtaagatgaaaccatctcatctcatcttagaGTTTAGCAACTGGCATGAACGGTGCGTTTTATTTGTAGAGTTTGCATTTTGGTTATACGGTGCGTTTCACTGGTTTGTAAAACTCCATGACAGttttacaaaacaataaaaaaaagatgaaaattgtGTTAAGAGAAGATGAACATCATATTGATTCCTTAATAAAACTTTGGcgaatcaatatatatacagCAATGTGTCCTAGCAGTagcaaaatagaaagaaaatctGGTGATAATGTTATGATTATCTTACTCCTAGCACTTACAGCTGCCAATAAGCTGATTTTACAAAACAATGTTTGTGCCCCAGCAGCCGAATTACATCAACCGTTGACGATCTAAgttgatgaaaaatatgtttgacAAGCTCTCCATTAACAAGCATTTGCAATCATATTTGTAACCATCTCGTAAAATGCTTGACCTCGGTAATTAATGAATTTTCTTCAGAATCCGCAATGCTTAATCTTCAAGAAAATAATGGAGGATTAAACTCGTCGAAACTACATATTTTGATCATTGATATCTTCACGACCACCGTCATATATTTCAAGATATGCTTCTTCCCCTTTGTCCTGAGTCcatgaaataaaaaactaaGATAAAACTAAAACTCACCCAACATAAGGAATTTAATCTGACGAGATTCAAAGAAAGGATCCTACTACAACAATATGACAAGACCCCCACACTGCAGACAAATGCTAGGTCTATTGGGTTGGAACTAAGTTCTCAATTACCTCTTCCATGTCATCATCAGAAACATTGGGATCATCCAATCTTGAGTACAAGGTTTTTGAGGCATCAATGTCTTTCCCATTACTCAAATCTTCCTGAAATCAACAGCAGAACATATAAATTCCTCACAGAAAATCAAAGATTTCTTTAGCTAATAATTTTTGTTCGTAAATATCAAAATGTGTCTTGTGAAGCAATGTCACTAGTATACCAGTTCAGATTTCACCAACTCAATTCTCTCATGTAAGTCTGAGATGTGATGCTTAAGTGCCTGCAAAAATAGGGAGATCAATTCAATGGAAGCGTAAATCATGTAATTTATTCAAGAAGACGGGGGGGGGTCAGgaaattattataatgttaCCTCACTCCTTTGAAGTTCAATTGACCGAGCCAATGCCTGCCTTCTTGTCAATAGATTCTTCGGTTTTAGTCCTTGAGGCTGTAGATAGTTCTTCCCACGATATACGATAATTGCATACCCTTTGGTAGTTTTATCTAAAGATACCAGCACTCCACCACTCTCAGCTTCCAAAGAAATAGCAATGTGCTTGACTTGTTCAAACCTTTTTCCTCTCACAATTATCTTTACCAACTCACGATATTTCCAATGTAAGTGCATGTTCTGAATGGTACCATCGTAAACCCCTCGCCTCCCTGAAACAGAACACACAGCTTTTAACTCCTCCTAGAGACCATCATCAAGCAAAGAAGTAAAGTGGATATTCATACCAAGAAGCAGAAAGGGTTTCATGCTCAAACCCATCTTACGAAATAAAAATCTCTCCTCATCAGTTATGGTTTCTAAATCAGTAGGGAGATCTGCTGGTTCCAGATACTCCTGCACTTTTGCTAAAGCCTTCTCAGCCTTCTTAAGCTTCCATTTTGCCTGGGATCATTCAGAATTAGGTAAGGTATACATCAGAGCATTAAAAGTCTTAGAATTTTCTTCCAGACAGTAGAGCTGGAAAATGTTTTTGTGTCctagaatttttatattatatttgctTTAGTCTCATTGTAACTTACAAGAGCTAGTTTACTCTGAAGGTATCTGACTAGCAAAGCATGTCTAGTCAAAGCTGAATCTCTGATCATTTTCTGAACATCTTCACCAGTTGGCTGGTTTCCCCAGCGAGATGTTGCTGCCATGGTTTCAGCAAGTGTTCCAGCCACCAATGGACCTTTGGAAGCTTTGGCTTTTGACTCAATTAAGGCCAGGGCCCTTTGTCGTGCGTGATCTTCCTCATCTTGTTGGAGATCAGCTAGTTTCCGCCTCTCTTTCAATGCCTCTGTAACAGATGGAGGCAAGAAATCATTGCCCCtgtaaaaaacaatatattccTTGTTTCTGGAAACCAATGTGCCCCCTGTCAATTTCTGCATGCATAGAAATGCAACTTTCAAAAGTAGGACAAGATTACCGTCAACATTAGGGTAGTAGCCACAATCTGATTGCTATAAGACAGAAGCGAGTGGAACAGAGAAGTCGGACCAACAGTCTTCAAAGCTTGAAAGCAAGAATAAAATGAACAGTAGCCTGCCTTTAAAGATAACATAACTATACAGTTGACTACCATATCTTGAGCACTAAAGAATGTGTGGCAGCATCTCTTTGCTATCAAGTCATGTCATAATCAGATTCATAAAATGTGTGTTTGCTGGAAATTTATGAAGAGATGGCATAGTAATTTCAAGCAATTGAATGCGTACTTCCTCTTCACTAagttatatgaaaatgaaaagatagaGTTTGCCACTTATGCCTTATGTTAATATGAAAACTAATCACAACATACAGAAATCAATCAATGGCACAGTAAATAAACCACTCCCAACTTATCAAGTCTCCATATCTAGCATTTTTCATCAATTCCAATCTCTCCATTCACACTAACAAAACCTCACAATTGGAAATTGAGTTGTTTTGCACACTCAATACATAAAATAGCAGACGATTTGCATctaatattttagaaaagaaataatcCAGATGATCAAATTCACATATGAAGTACGATAATTATCTTAAAACAATGCAATCTGCTCCACCATACTTGACGTTCTACTCTAATGGTTTTTTAAGCAAAGATGGAAACCTAAGAGATCTATTTAAAATACTCCATATACAAATAGCAGGAATGTTTCTAAGCCATGTTATAACAGATAATGTTTCTGAAGTGTTACCTTCAGTTCTTCTGCCATCCTCTCGTTCCGTGTATTCAGTACACCACGTTTGATGGCTATCTTTGCAATAGCACTTCTTTCCCATAGTTTTGCCATAGCCCTTGCAAGACCTTGCAGTTCTCTGCTCCTTCCTACAAACATTAAGCAAATTCAAAGTATTAAGAAAACATGATTTAGTTAATACGACCATGAATATGTACATTAAGTATTACGTACCTAAAGCAAAATGTGGAGGCATTGTTCTAGCAAGCCTACGGATGAATGTCATCTCCTTGTTTCTTAGACAATGTCTTAATCCATAAGGAAGAAGTCTGAATGGAGGTCTATATCCAGAAACCACTGCAGGAAGCAAGTCTGCATCCACAGGCAATGGTTCACGACCTGTCCAATCAGTAAAGCGTGGACCCAAATCATCTAACAAATGGTCGAGATCACTAAATTCCATCAGTTCGTCTTCAGATAGATCCTTCAAATACTTTGCAGAATCAGGGATAAAAGGTTTTCTAGCTCTATATGTGTCTACTCCCATGTTATGTGTAGTGTCACTACCAGCAACCTTTGAATCTTCCAACATAGTTATGTTAGTCTGACTTTGTTTGGTATATGATTGTACACAAGGAAGTTTGTAGGCTATTCCCCTGTACAACACAACAGAACTGCCTGACCTCCATATAACCAAACCTCCCGTTTTAGCCTGATAGAGGCACAAAGATAGTTAACAAAAGATGCTAGAAGATTAATTTCTCCACATATCTGGTtatcaaaagaataaaacacAAGAAGACAGGACAGGCGTATttcagaaaaggaaagaaagccaTGAAGAATCCCATCTTACCATAGATTTTTGAGTTCTATCATTACTTGGggttacaaaaatatcaaaatcatgcttcaatttgaatatgaacatatatatagaacCGTGTGATTCAGATAAGCATTGGCCACCATAAGTGTGGAAGCtccaaaatcatcaaaatagtTCCACATATACGGAAACAAAAAATGTGCAAACACTGACCTCTAAAATCTCATGGGTCCTTTTCATGTCAACCGCAAGAGGCCcttcaaatttcaacttcacCACTTCATGAGATTTCCACTTTTCATGCATAGAATCCACCAAAGCCTGTGTAATTCCCGCAACGCCAACCGTTGTCCTCTCCAGCATCCTCAAAGCTACATTCCTTAGTCTCCGCAGCTCATGTTCCGGAAGTGTTCTCTCAGCCAACTCCGTATTGCTCCTCCTCCTCATACCACATTCCTCTCTCTTCCATGGTAGCCTAATTGAGCCACTATTACCATCCACAGAAGCcacattcttttcaaaatttccagCTTCCCCAGATGGCTTTTCCTTCGAAGAAACTGCATTTCTGCCAATCCACACCTTTGTCTCCTTGCCTTTTTTAACCCCAATTGGAATTTCGGCAAACATATCACCTTCTCTCTCACACTCGCCATTACGAACAACTTCTTGTTGACGAATTTCCACACTTTCATCTCTTTCAGCAACTCCTTTAACAACACCATTTCTCAATGGCCCGCCAGACCCATCAGAAGCTCCCTTTTTTTCACGACGCTTTTGGGGAGCTTCTGGTTCAGAATCAATTCGAAAATTCTTGGTATTACTTCTATGAACCCAAGGAGCCGGAACAAACACGTTCGATAAAACAAAACTCGCTGGCTCACTCACCGACTCTTTATCATCAACTTCTGATTCAGATACGGAAGCCCCAGAAAAATCCCGGTTCTCCTCTTGTTCCTTCTGCTCTAGCTTTTCTCGTTGTTCAGGTTCCTCCCATGGAAATTTCTTTCTCGTAGAACCCAGTTTGAGGGACCATTTCTCCCTGATTTGCTCAAAGAAGCTCGGCCTGGGCTTCCTCTTCGTGTTTCCGGTCTCGGAAGATACTAATCTGGTTCTCCGAGATTGAAGGGTATCAACCTGGACCGTCTGCTCAGAACAGGAAATTCTGAATCTGACGAGGTTTCTGGGGTTGCTCAAAGAATGGTTTTGGGGTTGGATAAGAAGGTTGTAGAAAGAAGGGGATAAGGGGCAAGTGCAAACCGATGAAGCAGAAGAAGTGCGAGAATTCAGTGACAAGGGTGGAAGCGCCATGGTGTTCGTGCAAATTCTTTAAGCTATTTCTAGAACGGGATTTACGCATATCTTCGACTCCGTGTACCCGATTCTATTATACGACATGTAGCACAAATGTTATTTCTTTGCTGAAGTAATTTCTTCGGTTAAACGACCTGCGCCAAACCCAAGTTTTAGCTAATAAGAGTAATCTCATTAAGAATAGCAAAAACGAAATCCAAGTTTTAGCTAATATGACCTGACTTTCTCTTTACCTATTCTATTCAAATCCAAttttcacattggattatcatatattctttatataataataaaataatattaatttatttttttaaatttatttttttaaatttattttattttattttatcatattttaccattctatccattatatgttaattagtaataatattttaacccTAAAAAAACTTCTGCAACCAAATGACGGTtggaagaaaggaaagaaaggaaaaaaaaagaaagaacaatgaAACACAAGCTGCTGCTGGAGAGGAAGAACATGCGagaataaaggaaaagaaaagcgAGAGTTCAATAGGAGCCAAAattgagggaagagagagagtgttcacacggaagaaaatatttttattccttttgaTTATGCTACAGTGACTATCAAATTTGACCCACAACACTAATTTACTGTAGCAAAAAGTCATCCATTttacatttgcataatccaatgcagcaCATTTTGAGACTCTATTAGCCAAACACTTCATTAGATTTGCATTTACATAACCCAATAAGAGaatttttcctttaagatgttattttagcttttttatAATATACAATATTAAGCAATGTTATCTTTCaaagtaaattttataattcttttatagatATAGTTTCTCTCTTTTCAAGCTTAATAACCCTAGcttgtttaaatttattaagcTTCAAGCGTAAATATTCAAGCTTGAGGTAAACAaagcatacatacatatatatatatatatatatatttatatatataagtcgaGCTTGAACTCAGCTTAATTAGCACGagtttgaactaattttttttcttagaaataaattaaatttatttatttatcacaaATTCGAGTCTTTTTAATAAGGTTCTGTTGTTTCTATTAATGAACATAAATTCTACAATAAATTCAggtatttatattaaataagtaACAATTTTCTTAATCTAAATATTAAGAAGATCTAGTGttataaagataaatgtttgAATTCAAGAAATTAAGGtttctaggattttttttttcttttcaatctttagatcttttaaatactaaaaaattatatatatatatatatatgaaaaagtcTCGGGAGCAGCCCCTGTTCACGCATCATCCAAAACACATCTTATGTGTCAAAATAAATTGACAAATTTATCCTTAAACAAATTCACAAAGGCCCACGAaaacccccctcccccctcaaATTCGAAAAATTGAAAACACTCCATTGCTACCGAGGGCTGATCTGAGCTGCGAtggagagggaggagggagtTGCTGTGACTGGGGTTCGACGGTGGGGGTTGTTGCGAGGTCATGAGGCTCGGTGGTGGTTGGGCTGGTGTACGGTGGTGGCAAGAGAGGgggagacccatttcgggttagGCTGATCTGAGCGGCGATGGGGGGTTGCCTTGACTTGGGTTTAGCGGTGGGGGTTACTGGGAGGTCTTGCggctcggtggtggtggtggtggctggGCTGGCTTACGGCGGTGGGTGGTGGCATTTCGGGACTAAATCCGTATGAGACCCATTTCGAGAGTGGAGAGGACGCTATGCGTGGGAGCTCGAAGGTGGCTGGAAGGTCGCCGATGTGAGGGAGAGCCAGTGAGGTGGTCGATGACACTGTTGGGTGGCCGACAGTGGCGGAGAGAGGCCGAATGCGAATTGGTTGCTTGGCGAGGAAGGAGTACACGGCGCAGCAAGGGAGGAGTACACGAGCATCAGCGGTATCGACGGTGGGGCTGGACGCTGACGATGGTGGTGGTCGAGGACTGCAGGTGGCACACGGCAGGGTTGGGTGGGCTAAGAGAGGGAATCGGGTGGGGGTAGGGGCTGGGCGGGGTGAGAGAGGGTcggttttggatttaaaaaaaaaaaaacgtcacGTGTGCTACAAATCAGCCGTGAagaggctctctctctctatatatatatatcaaatacgTATGCATGGTATAGATCATAATCTATTAATacacatcaaattaaaattgttaGCATTTTGAGGCCATAATACATGCAGCAAGGTAGCCCTCACAaagaaagctagctagcattgCATTTAACATATATAGCTTACAACTTAACTGAAAGTGCTAAAGCAGAATGACAACACAAAGCTGAAGTAATACAACTTAGACAGAAGAACCATGTTACCAGCAACAAAACTCAAAGCCAAATTAACCATCAAACCAGCTAGCACAAGATCAAGCTGAGATCTAAGACGGCAGGAGCTAGACAGAAAGGGAGCTCGATCCAAGTAAGACAAGTACCATTGCAGTAACAAAAGCAGCTAGCACAAACAACCACAGCACTACATCATGATCAATTAACAAGTTGCAGGAGATCAGGCCGACATCTAGCTAGCTCCACCCCTTTGCACTGCACAACCAGCACAAACTAGCACAGTGAGAGAGCACAGCAATTTCAGGTGAGAGCATgtttttgaaagaagaaaactcaTGGATTACTTTTAACTTCCCCTTTTTCTAATTCCTTTACATGAAAACTGACCTCTAAAGATGAATAAAACgtacgaaatttttttttttggtcttgtTCGAGGAAATTAAACACTAGAATCTGACCGATATCACTTGTTATAGAACTCcgtaaattataatttatgactTTGTAGAAAGATAATTAATGttaagtctataaataaaattacaaatataaaatctatagaTTAACGTGACTTGATCATGTAGGACGTCCTTAGATTTATCttacaatataaaaaactttacaattaattaatgcGTATCAcaccaaactatatatatatataagtaggtaTGTATTTCAGTTTGTATGAAAACTGTTTGTAATTTCTATTTGTGAACCAAACATTTatctttgtattatatgatctatatataaacatatactaattttaagaataaagtcGTACTAGGCTATTAATTGTGTTATTTCTTTTAAGAATGAAGCTAAACTATAAGAATCAATTAACCCAACATATTTGTGTTATTACTCCTAATAATTAGGCTATATATGAAGCCACCACCCGGCCATTTGTGTAATTACTAAATTAATGacaactaaataatatatagctaagagttaaatttataaagtaaaatataatgcattaaagttaaaatttattataaaatgaaaaataatttatacaattaagttattaattcttattaattaaattttgaaggtCTTTAGTTTCCAAACAGTACTTGCTTTACGTATTTTCTCAAGATAGCCCTTTTACTTTGGGATGTTATAGAAATAATTCCTAATTTTGGAGTTGTCCCTCTCTTCACTTGagcaaaatttgtaaaaaattatttagtgcACGTAAGGGGTACGTACAGAAGATAGATCAAGTTGTTcaactaaaaccaaaaaaaaaaaactgccacTGAAATAAGTACGAATTAAgaaaaaggatatatatatatatatatatatatatttataaatatataaccttatttatttaattcccCTTCAACCCCATCTTTAGTTGTTATTGAAAATTCTTTGTCCTGGTGATAGTATCATTTTGGGATCAAACTGAGCTTTTCTCTCCTGAAAAGTTTCCCACTTCATGCCAAAATGCAGGTTTTTCCATTCTTCCTTTGTCTTGTAGTTGGGAAGATACTTCTTAACCTTGATGCTGGCATTATAACAAAACTGAAGTATGTCTTTGTTTTGTACATCAAGCATCTCCAAGCTGGAATCAAACCCACTTGAATGCAAAAACCCAACAGTGTAGAAAACATCTTCATCTGGTGTAACTGCAGACATTCTGTCATCCCACCTGTAcgtagtttatatatattacaataatgTAGTACtactcttcatcatcatcatcgcaATATATCTATCGAGAAATTAAGATGTGTGTATGTTATAATTCGAGAAAGTTCACGTCACATCCAGATCATGATCTATGTTCTAGAATGACTAATCAAGGTTAAAATTGAAGTCCCTTCGAATCATTGTAAAGGGCAGAATTGAATAATATAATCCATTGCCTTTCTATACTACTTAATCTCAATATATCGGAGCTTGATTATAATGTAACTATATATGGAATTAATTATGCAGTATTTAAGAACATGACTTACTTGTTTCGGTTCATGGGGTAAACAAGGACA containing:
- the LOC108995166 gene encoding uncharacterized protein LOC108995166 isoform X1, which translates into the protein METLVHNFNPVLPNSLFFTRNSSPRFSFNHVRIISSGNHRHGGNLRMALAAQDPVIQKKIIIPNKYGEKLVGVLHETESPEIVILCHGFRSSKENKTMVNLAVALENEGITAVRFDFAGNGESEGSFQYGNYWREVEDLRSVIQYFSAANRVIRAILGHSKGGNVVLLYASKYHDVYKVVNVSGRYDLTGGIEKRLGKSFMQRIKEHGFIDVKSIQGDFIYRVTEESLMDRLSTNMHEACLQIDKECRVFTVHGSHDTIVRSLDAFEFDKIIPNHKLHVIGGCDHGYVHHQGYLASVVLDFIKDASVTEQGRTTS
- the LOC108995166 gene encoding uncharacterized protein LOC108995166 isoform X2, whose product is MALAAQDPVIQKKIIIPNKYGEKLVGVLHETESPEIVILCHGFRSSKENKTMVNLAVALENEGITAVRFDFAGNGESEGSFQYGNYWREVEDLRSVIQYFSAANRVIRAILGHSKGGNVVLLYASKYHDVYKVVNVSGRYDLTGGIEKRLGKSFMQRIKEHGFIDVKSIQGDFIYRVTEESLMDRLSTNMHEACLQIDKECRVFTVHGSHDTIVRSLDAFEFDKIIPNHKLHVIGGCDHGYVHHQGYLASVVLDFIKDASVTEQGRTTS
- the LOC108995165 gene encoding CRM-domain containing factor CFM3, chloroplastic/mitochondrial encodes the protein MALPPLSLNSRTSSASSVCTCPLSPSFYNLLIQPQNHSLSNPRNLVRFRISCSEQTVQVDTLQSRRTRLVSSETGNTKRKPRPSFFEQIREKWSLKLGSTRKKFPWEEPEQREKLEQKEQEENRDFSGASVSESEVDDKESVSEPASFVLSNVFVPAPWVHRSNTKNFRIDSEPEAPQKRREKKGASDGSGGPLRNGVVKGVAERDESVEIRQQEVVRNGECEREGDMFAEIPIGVKKGKETKVWIGRNAVSSKEKPSGEAGNFEKNVASVDGNSGSIRLPWKREECGMRRRSNTELAERTLPEHELRRLRNVALRMLERTTVGVAGITQALVDSMHEKWKSHEVVKLKFEGPLAVDMKRTHEILEAKTGGLVIWRSGSSVVLYRGIAYKLPCVQSYTKQSQTNITMLEDSKVAGSDTTHNMGVDTYRARKPFIPDSAKYLKDLSEDELMEFSDLDHLLDDLGPRFTDWTGREPLPVDADLLPAVVSGYRPPFRLLPYGLRHCLRNKEMTFIRRLARTMPPHFALGRSRELQGLARAMAKLWERSAIAKIAIKRGVLNTRNERMAEELKKLTGGTLVSRNKEYIVFYRGNDFLPPSVTEALKERRKLADLQQDEEDHARQRALALIESKAKASKGPLVAGTLAETMAATSRWGNQPTGEDVQKMIRDSALTRHALLVRYLQSKLALAKWKLKKAEKALAKVQEYLEPADLPTDLETITDEERFLFRKMGLSMKPFLLLGRRGVYDGTIQNMHLHWKYRELVKIIVRGKRFEQVKHIAISLEAESGGVLVSLDKTTKGYAIIVYRGKNYLQPQGLKPKNLLTRRQALARSIELQRSEALKHHISDLHERIELVKSELEDLSNGKDIDASKTLYSRLDDPNVSDDDMEEDKGEEAYLEIYDGGREDINDQNM